Proteins found in one Streptomyces sp. NBC_00461 genomic segment:
- a CDS encoding NAD(P)H-dependent glycerol-3-phosphate dehydrogenase produces the protein MAMVMADAGNSVTLHARRPEIADAITTRHQNPAYLPGVVLPASIHATTDPAQALAGADSVLISIPAQTLRANLADWAPHIPPNAVLVSLMKGIESHSGLRMSQVITEVTGIPDEHVAVISGPNLAREIAARQPAASVIASTTEATAKALQSAFLTPYFRPYTDTDVVGCELGGAVKNVIALAIGLATGLGFGDNAKATLITRGLAETARLGERLGADPLTFSGLSGVGDLHATCASRLSRNRTFGEHLGQGMTVAEATAATRQTAEGVKSCKAILDLAHRHGIEMPITEVVAAVIDAELDVQDAARLLMARTPKPERYGA, from the coding sequence GACGCCGGCAACTCCGTCACGCTGCACGCCCGCAGGCCAGAGATCGCTGATGCGATCACCACCCGGCACCAGAACCCGGCCTACCTGCCCGGCGTCGTCCTGCCCGCCTCGATTCACGCCACCACCGATCCCGCCCAGGCCCTGGCCGGCGCCGACAGCGTGCTCATCTCCATCCCCGCTCAGACCCTGCGCGCCAACCTCGCCGACTGGGCCCCCCACATCCCCCCGAACGCCGTGCTCGTCAGCCTCATGAAGGGCATCGAGAGCCACTCCGGTCTGCGGATGAGCCAGGTCATCACCGAGGTCACCGGCATCCCCGACGAGCACGTCGCCGTCATCTCCGGCCCCAACCTCGCGCGCGAAATCGCCGCCCGCCAGCCCGCCGCCTCCGTCATCGCCAGCACCACCGAGGCAACCGCGAAGGCCCTCCAATCCGCCTTTCTCACCCCGTACTTCCGGCCCTACACCGACACCGACGTCGTCGGCTGTGAACTCGGCGGCGCCGTGAAGAACGTCATCGCCCTTGCCATCGGCCTGGCCACCGGCCTGGGCTTCGGCGACAACGCGAAGGCCACCCTCATCACCCGCGGACTTGCCGAGACCGCCCGCCTCGGCGAACGCCTCGGCGCCGACCCCCTTACCTTCTCCGGCCTCTCCGGCGTCGGCGACCTGCACGCCACCTGCGCTTCCCGGCTTTCCCGCAACCGCACCTTCGGCGAACACCTCGGCCAGGGCATGACGGTGGCGGAGGCCACCGCAGCCACCCGGCAGACCGCCGAAGGCGTCAAGTCATGCAAGGCCATCCTCGACCTGGCCCACCGTCACGGCATCGAGATGCCCATCACCGAAGTCGTGGCCGCCGTCATCGACGCCGAACTCGACGTCCAGGACGCCGCCCGCCTGCTCATGGCCCGCACCCCGAAGCCCGAACGGTACGGCGCCTAG